One stretch of Chitinophaga pendula DNA includes these proteins:
- a CDS encoding geranylgeranylglyceryl/heptaprenylglyceryl phosphate synthase produces the protein MSNKIYNSFLERKAKGIKSFAVLIDPDKVTPAGVIELAEKCTAANVDYIFLGGSLVITQHLDECVQQLKSSCDIPVVLFPGSPSQVSRFADALLYLSVISGRNPELLIGQHVVSAAAVKKSGLEVISTGYMVVDGGAPTTVSYISNTTPIPADKDDIAMCTAMAGEMLGMKVIYMDAGSGARKPITESMISRVSSQVSAPVIVGGGIRDAEKAYLNCKAGADIIVVGNAIEKDLSLIKEVADAVHTAPVNV, from the coding sequence ATGTCCAATAAAATATACAATTCATTTTTAGAAAGAAAGGCAAAAGGTATAAAGTCATTTGCAGTTCTGATTGATCCGGATAAGGTGACCCCTGCTGGCGTGATTGAGCTGGCGGAGAAGTGTACTGCTGCAAATGTTGACTATATTTTTTTAGGAGGAAGCCTCGTGATCACTCAACATCTCGATGAATGTGTACAACAGCTTAAAAGCAGTTGTGACATTCCCGTGGTATTATTCCCCGGGAGTCCTTCACAGGTATCTCGTTTCGCAGACGCGTTGTTATACTTGTCCGTTATTTCAGGCAGAAATCCGGAATTACTTATTGGACAACATGTGGTGTCTGCTGCTGCAGTCAAGAAAAGTGGTCTGGAAGTGATATCGACAGGTTATATGGTAGTCGACGGCGGCGCCCCGACTACTGTATCTTATATCAGCAATACCACGCCTATTCCGGCAGATAAGGACGATATTGCGATGTGTACTGCCATGGCCGGAGAGATGCTGGGAATGAAGGTAATTTACATGGATGCTGGCAGCGGCGCCCGAAAACCAATTACGGAGAGTATGATCAGCCGAGTGTCCAGCCAAGTAAGTGCCCCCGTAATCGTTGGTGGCGGCATCAGAGACGCAGAAAAGGCTTACTTAAATTGTAAAGCAGGAGCTGACATTATAGTAGTAGGCAATGCTATTGAAAAAGATCTTTCTCTTATAAAAGAGGTCGCAGATGCTGTTCACACAGCACCTGTAAATGTGTAA
- a CDS encoding LytR/AlgR family response regulator transcription factor, with protein sequence MKKALIIDDERLARSELKKLLAEHPEIVVVGEAVNAKDGLEKIETLHPDLLFLDIQMPDKTGFELLAELEKVPQVIFTTAYDEYALKAFEYNALDYLLKPVEPKRLADAIHKLHQQEEKERQAAAGIIRTTLSENDQVFVKDGDRCWFVKLQEIRLFESVGNYARVYFENNKPLILKSLNALEERLDERTFFRANRKHIVNLRMIEKIDTYFNGGLLLEMRGGEKIEVSRRQAVKFKEMMSL encoded by the coding sequence ATGAAAAAAGCATTGATCATTGATGATGAACGCCTGGCCAGAAGCGAACTGAAGAAGTTATTGGCCGAGCACCCGGAAATTGTAGTAGTAGGAGAAGCAGTAAACGCTAAGGATGGGCTGGAAAAAATAGAAACCTTACATCCTGACCTGCTGTTTCTCGACATACAAATGCCGGATAAAACGGGTTTTGAATTGTTAGCGGAACTGGAAAAGGTGCCGCAAGTGATCTTTACGACCGCATATGACGAATATGCCCTCAAGGCATTTGAATACAACGCTCTTGATTATCTGCTTAAACCTGTAGAACCTAAACGCCTTGCGGATGCTATCCATAAATTACATCAGCAGGAAGAAAAAGAACGACAGGCAGCTGCTGGTATCATTCGTACCACACTGTCTGAAAATGACCAGGTGTTTGTAAAGGATGGAGATCGTTGCTGGTTTGTTAAATTACAGGAAATCAGGCTTTTTGAGAGTGTGGGTAATTATGCCAGGGTATACTTTGAGAATAATAAGCCATTGATACTCAAGTCACTCAACGCGCTTGAAGAGCGATTAGACGAGCGGACTTTTTTCCGAGCTAACCGTAAGCATATCGTTAATCTGAGAATGATCGAAAAGATCGATACTTATTTTAATGGTGGGTTGTTGCTGGAAATGCGTGGGGGAGAAAAGATTGAGGTGAGTCGCCGGCAAGCTGTGAAATTCAAAGAAATGATGAGCCTTTAA
- a CDS encoding sensor histidine kinase: MLVVTNLFRYPSQKKALSSETTVLELLGTSLLMVVWWLIYFIWHYVDRNRKAQVDQLKLESTVKELELKTIKAQMNPHFIFNALNSIRALVDENPQRARAAITELSNILRNSMQVEKGETVPLEHELNIVKDYLALENIRFEERLHVTYDIDPDTLELPVPPMMLQTLVENAIKHGISRSVNGGTIHISSHVLGVLHEIQIENTGQMLEEVGEHGFGLQSTRQRLNVLFGHKASFEIHNKDTEMVAAKVVMPLI, translated from the coding sequence GTGTTAGTGGTGACTAATCTTTTCCGGTATCCGTCCCAAAAAAAGGCGCTTTCCAGTGAAACAACCGTATTGGAATTGTTGGGTACCTCATTACTCATGGTGGTATGGTGGCTCATTTACTTTATCTGGCACTATGTCGATCGTAACCGTAAAGCCCAGGTAGATCAATTGAAACTGGAAAGTACAGTAAAAGAACTGGAATTGAAGACGATCAAGGCGCAAATGAATCCGCATTTTATCTTTAACGCACTCAACAGTATACGGGCGTTAGTAGACGAAAATCCGCAACGAGCAAGGGCTGCAATTACAGAATTGTCTAATATACTACGGAACTCCATGCAGGTAGAAAAGGGGGAAACAGTACCACTTGAGCACGAGCTGAATATTGTAAAAGATTACCTTGCACTGGAGAACATCCGATTCGAAGAGCGTCTGCACGTCACATACGATATTGATCCGGATACGCTGGAACTGCCAGTACCGCCTATGATGTTGCAGACACTGGTGGAAAATGCGATAAAACATGGGATCTCACGTTCTGTTAATGGCGGGACTATTCATATCAGCTCCCATGTATTAGGGGTATTACACGAGATACAAATAGAAAATACCGGACAGATGCTGGAAGAAGTAGGAGAGCATGGATTTGGTCTGCAAAGTACCCGCCAGCGCTTGAATGTGTTGTTTGGCCATAAGGCATCTTTCGAGATCCATAACAAAGACACGGAAATGGTAGCCGCCAAAGTAGTGATGCCTTTGATTTAG